One Gloeobacter morelensis MG652769 DNA window includes the following coding sequences:
- a CDS encoding pilus assembly FimT family protein produces MRSSHGFTLFEMVIALAALSILGAVAATTTVGVIRDANVEATAQGVELLAHWRSQVATFNRSGTITCWNQADLAVDCTGDGTPETVPVPGVLNEGKAMFWPVIKAPWVYVCDPGRYPDHFRRVSMVVGRCEPGWSYPLGSDMGVFVRDFPEMRIPQ; encoded by the coding sequence TTGAGAAGTTCCCACGGCTTTACGCTCTTCGAGATGGTGATTGCCCTCGCGGCGCTGTCGATCTTAGGGGCGGTAGCTGCGACCACCACCGTGGGCGTCATTCGCGATGCCAACGTCGAAGCGACCGCCCAGGGGGTCGAACTATTGGCCCACTGGCGATCCCAGGTGGCGACGTTCAACCGCTCGGGCACCATTACCTGCTGGAATCAAGCCGACCTTGCCGTCGATTGCACCGGAGACGGCACGCCGGAGACGGTACCGGTGCCCGGGGTGCTCAACGAGGGCAAAGCGATGTTCTGGCCGGTGATCAAAGCGCCCTGGGTATACGTGTGCGATCCTGGCCGCTACCCGGATCATTTCCGGCGCGTCTCGATGGTGGTCGGCCGCTGCGAACCGGGTTGGAGCTACCCGCTCGGCAGCGATATGGGTGTGTTCGTGAGAGACTTTCCCGAGATGCGGATCCCTCAGTAG